In uncultured Cohaesibacter sp., a genomic segment contains:
- a CDS encoding RlmE family RNA methyltransferase, which yields MAKKTTGGEGRNSRGHRVEKVRVKTARGRKSSSTRWLQRQLNDPYVQRAKLEGFRSRSTFKLIEMDDRFQFLKPGMRVVDLGCAPGGWCDIAARRVQSNSDNPLVVGIDYLGMDPLPGVTVLLKDFLDDDAPQMLMDALGGHKPDIVLSDMAAPTTGHQQTDHLRTVHLFEVAALFARENLRPGGVFLSKVFKGGTEHEMLAELKRDYQSVSHIKPPASRKESPEMYVFAKGFRGHDDASDEQ from the coding sequence ATGGCGAAAAAAACCACAGGCGGTGAAGGTCGCAACAGCCGCGGTCACCGCGTTGAAAAGGTCCGGGTCAAGACGGCACGTGGGCGCAAGAGTTCCTCGACGCGCTGGCTTCAGCGTCAGTTGAATGATCCCTATGTGCAACGCGCCAAGCTGGAAGGCTTCCGCTCCCGCTCCACCTTCAAGCTGATTGAAATGGACGACCGCTTCCAGTTTCTAAAGCCGGGCATGCGCGTGGTCGACCTTGGCTGCGCTCCGGGGGGCTGGTGCGACATCGCGGCCCGCAGGGTGCAGTCCAACAGTGACAATCCGCTGGTGGTTGGTATCGACTATCTTGGCATGGATCCTCTGCCCGGCGTGACCGTGCTGCTCAAGGATTTTCTCGATGATGATGCGCCGCAGATGCTGATGGATGCCCTTGGCGGGCACAAGCCAGATATTGTGCTCTCGGATATGGCCGCGCCAACCACGGGGCACCAGCAAACGGACCATTTGCGCACCGTCCATCTGTTTGAGGTGGCGGCCCTTTTTGCGCGGGAAAATCTGCGCCCCGGAGGGGTCTTTCTCTCCAAGGTCTTCAAGGGTGGTACCGAGCATGAAATGCTGGCAGAGCTGAAAAGAGACTATCAGTCCGTCTCCCACATCAAACCGCCAGCAAGCCGCAAGGAAAGCCCGGAAATGTATGTTTTCGCCAAGGGGTTTCGCGGCCATGACGATGCGTCCGACGAGCAATAG
- a CDS encoding pyruvate kinase, which yields MQIQELLSQGGSRRSLAEALLCRLQEIRSEIFINAERTMEAWRDCVTRPDFMPSAENLALYLALRNIDLTQEQKALSALGLSSLGRSESHVQATLQAVISLLEDMLGEGITDAAIDNRLTMPRRQIEARRDEIFGIDPRGNTTRIQVTLPSEAADDPKLVADLVHAGASSVRINCAHDNREAWGKMVNHAHAAANEAGRKIAIMMDLAGPKVRIATMHAPKSVLAREKKKKLKKLAKEGIDPASSFGLLMPGDHIILSERLELDSPYLSATLSHSQLLDQLKPDAMVWIDDGKIGARVESVSERWAQLEICRAPVKGARLRPEKGVNLPGTAINIPALCSSDMDALDFAIGHADIIGFSFVQTTADIRDLQREIAKRLPEGAKAPALVLKIETDLALHNLPRLIVQAGGIMPVAVMIARGDLAVELGLERLSEIQEEILWLCEAAQVPVIWATQVLEGLAKRGFASRAETTDAAMSQRAECVMLNKGPHAVEAVAFLAQILRRMDRHQMKKTPRLAPLRAWRDPKGI from the coding sequence ATGCAGATTCAGGAGCTGTTGAGCCAGGGTGGCTCCAGACGAAGCCTCGCTGAGGCATTGCTGTGCCGATTGCAGGAAATACGGTCGGAGATTTTCATAAATGCCGAACGCACGATGGAGGCATGGCGTGATTGTGTCACAAGGCCCGATTTCATGCCATCGGCTGAAAATCTTGCGCTCTATCTTGCGCTCCGCAACATCGATCTGACACAGGAGCAGAAGGCGCTTTCAGCGCTTGGGCTTTCTTCCCTGGGGCGCTCGGAAAGCCACGTGCAGGCGACGCTACAGGCTGTCATCTCGCTGCTGGAAGACATGCTGGGCGAGGGGATCACGGATGCTGCCATTGACAACAGACTGACCATGCCCCGCCGCCAGATCGAGGCGAGGCGGGATGAAATTTTCGGCATCGATCCGAGGGGAAACACGACACGCATTCAGGTGACCTTGCCCTCTGAGGCCGCCGATGATCCAAAGCTCGTTGCCGACCTTGTCCATGCTGGCGCTTCCAGCGTGCGCATCAATTGTGCCCACGACAATCGTGAGGCTTGGGGCAAGATGGTCAATCACGCCCATGCCGCTGCCAACGAGGCAGGTCGCAAGATCGCCATCATGATGGATCTGGCCGGCCCGAAAGTGCGTATCGCCACAATGCATGCACCCAAGAGCGTGCTGGCAAGGGAAAAGAAAAAGAAGCTCAAAAAACTGGCAAAAGAGGGGATTGATCCGGCTTCCTCATTCGGACTGTTGATGCCGGGCGATCATATCATTCTGTCTGAAAGGCTTGAGCTTGACAGTCCGTATCTGTCGGCCACTCTCAGCCATTCCCAGCTTCTCGATCAACTCAAACCCGATGCCATGGTTTGGATTGATGATGGCAAGATCGGTGCCCGTGTTGAAAGCGTTTCAGAGCGCTGGGCGCAACTCGAAATCTGCCGGGCTCCGGTCAAGGGCGCGAGGTTGCGGCCAGAAAAGGGCGTCAATCTGCCCGGCACGGCCATCAATATTCCCGCGCTTTGCAGTTCGGACATGGATGCGCTCGATTTCGCGATTGGTCATGCGGATATCATCGGCTTCTCTTTCGTTCAGACAACCGCTGATATTCGCGATCTGCAAAGGGAGATCGCCAAAAGATTGCCTGAAGGCGCAAAGGCCCCGGCGCTCGTCTTGAAGATCGAGACAGATTTGGCCTTGCATAATCTGCCAAGGCTGATCGTTCAGGCGGGCGGCATCATGCCAGTAGCCGTGATGATCGCGCGGGGCGATCTTGCGGTCGAACTGGGGCTTGAGCGACTAAGCGAAATTCAGGAAGAAATCCTCTGGCTCTGTGAAGCGGCGCAAGTTCCGGTCATCTGGGCGACGCAAGTGCTGGAAGGGCTGGCCAAGCGCGGATTTGCCAGCCGCGCCGAAACGACAGACGCCGCCATGAGTCAGAGAGCGGAATGTGTCATGCTTAACAAGGGCCCTCATGCCGTCGAAGCCGTGGCCTTTCTGGCGCAGATCTTGCGGCGCATGGATCGCCATCAGATGAAGAAGACGCCACGACTCGCTCCGCTCCGAGCCTGGCGCGATCCGAAAGGCATCTGA
- a CDS encoding 5-oxoprolinase subunit PxpA, with amino-acid sequence MNKTVDLNCDMGEAYGAYLIGDDAAMMEIISTANVACGFHAGDPVVMRNTILAAKGKGVSIGAHPSFMDLYGFGRRKIIGDKPEDLEAQLIYQIAAIDGMARALGWPISHMKTHGALGNMAAEDTEMAEICVRAVAAVNPELVVVALPYSQIMKAAEKAGLPVVCEVYADRTYTANGMLTPRSQEGAVIKDPNQSVDQALAMVRDGYIPTTTGEKLPVDAGSICVHGDTPGAVETARNLRKAFENEGISIAPFAKA; translated from the coding sequence ATGAACAAGACCGTAGATTTGAATTGTGACATGGGCGAGGCATACGGCGCTTATTTGATCGGTGATGATGCTGCGATGATGGAAATCATCTCTACGGCAAACGTGGCTTGCGGCTTTCATGCTGGCGATCCTGTGGTGATGCGCAACACCATTCTTGCCGCAAAGGGCAAGGGTGTTTCCATTGGCGCGCATCCCTCATTCATGGATCTTTATGGCTTTGGCCGACGCAAAATCATCGGCGACAAACCAGAAGATCTGGAAGCCCAGCTCATCTATCAGATTGCGGCAATCGATGGCATGGCCCGTGCGCTGGGCTGGCCGATCAGTCACATGAAAACCCATGGTGCGCTCGGCAATATGGCTGCCGAAGATACTGAAATGGCAGAGATTTGTGTCCGGGCAGTAGCGGCTGTCAATCCCGAACTGGTCGTGGTGGCATTGCCATATTCGCAGATCATGAAGGCCGCAGAAAAAGCCGGTCTGCCTGTGGTTTGCGAGGTCTATGCTGACAGAACCTATACGGCCAATGGCATGCTGACTCCGCGCTCACAGGAAGGGGCTGTGATCAAGGATCCGAACCAGTCGGTCGATCAAGCTCTCGCCATGGTTCGCGATGGCTATATCCCGACGACGACCGGGGAAAAGTTGCCTGTGGATGCCGGTTCCATTTGTGTGCATGGTGATACGCCCGGCGCGGTGGAAACCGCACGCAATTTACGCAAGGCGTTTGAAAATGAGGGCATTTCGATCGCGCCTTTCGCCAAGGCATGA
- the pxpB gene encoding 5-oxoprolinase subunit PxpB, with protein MNNTVSLKIVPFGDSALLVQLGDRIDEAINERIIILTASLEQNPLQGICEMAPTYRSLLVRYDPAIIRGSQLVHLLTERASNLDYQQTCGRSWRIPVYYGGDEALDLDALAAEKNLDIEDIISLHSGAQYRVYMIGFSPGFAYLGGLPAALHTPRLETPRQRVAPGSIGIGGEQASINSLPGPSGWRFVGRTAVRLFDSRRPDPILLKAGDHISFFAVSREEIIELDARAAAGETIIEPNIQ; from the coding sequence ATGAATAATACAGTTTCTCTCAAGATTGTTCCCTTTGGCGATAGTGCGTTGCTCGTGCAGCTTGGAGACAGGATCGATGAGGCGATCAATGAGCGCATCATCATTCTGACCGCGTCCCTCGAGCAGAATCCTCTTCAGGGCATTTGCGAAATGGCACCGACCTATCGGTCGCTGCTTGTGCGCTATGACCCGGCTATCATTCGCGGCTCACAGCTCGTCCATTTGCTGACGGAGCGTGCATCCAATCTGGATTACCAGCAGACATGTGGGCGGAGTTGGCGCATCCCGGTTTATTATGGCGGCGATGAAGCGCTTGATCTCGATGCTCTGGCTGCGGAGAAGAATCTCGATATCGAGGATATCATCTCCCTGCATTCGGGCGCTCAATATCGCGTCTACATGATCGGATTTTCTCCCGGCTTTGCCTATCTGGGCGGCCTGCCAGCTGCCTTGCACACTCCCCGCCTTGAGACACCTCGCCAACGGGTTGCGCCGGGGTCGATTGGAATTGGCGGTGAACAGGCCAGCATAAATTCCCTCCCCGGCCCCAGTGGATGGCGCTTTGTTGGGCGTACTGCCGTGCGTCTGTTTGACTCGCGCCGACCAGACCCCATATTACTGAAAGCAGGTGACCACATCTCCTTCTTTGCAGTGAGCAGGGAGGAAATCATAGAGCTTGACGCGCGCGCTGCGGCTGGCGAGACGATCATAGAACCGAATATACAATGA
- a CDS encoding GNAT family N-acetyltransferase, which yields MKLEIMPFATERAGDLLGFLKQSWLDTYIGEVGRSATNGLIQSVLGDGLDALLPGNDEEACLGVIGSQIVGSIICAYRNGYLYIWGLYVGRQHQRKGIGRALLCHVMADRHEDVIVEVSVLRASERARRFYDKLGFRQVAEESYEMGSGNPVPSLILQAPVSTIRRHCCP from the coding sequence ATGAAGCTGGAAATCATGCCCTTTGCAACGGAAAGGGCGGGAGATCTTCTGGGCTTTCTGAAGCAGAGCTGGCTGGACACCTATATTGGCGAGGTGGGACGTAGCGCCACCAACGGGCTGATACAGTCCGTGCTGGGCGATGGTCTTGATGCGCTTCTTCCGGGAAATGACGAAGAGGCCTGCCTTGGGGTTATCGGCTCGCAAATCGTCGGCTCGATTATTTGCGCCTATAGAAATGGCTATCTTTATATCTGGGGGCTTTATGTTGGCCGACAGCATCAGCGCAAAGGCATCGGGCGGGCGCTGCTTTGCCATGTCATGGCAGACCGACACGAAGACGTGATTGTCGAGGTCAGCGTTTTGCGCGCCAGCGAAAGGGCCAGACGCTTCTATGACAAGCTCGGTTTCCGGCAGGTCGCGGAAGAAAGCTATGAAATGGGCTCCGGCAATCCGGTCCCCTCGCTCATATTGCAGGCACCGGTTTCCACCATAAGACGCCACTGTTGCCCGTGA